One region of Rana temporaria chromosome 11, aRanTem1.1, whole genome shotgun sequence genomic DNA includes:
- the FLRT1 gene encoding leucine-rich repeat transmembrane protein FLRT1: MVVTTTTTTTAATASAMATTTATATTVAMTTATLDLRDWLFLCYGLIAFLTEVIDSTNCPYVCRCDNGFIYCNDRGLTSIPAEIPDDATTLYLQNNQINNAGVPPELKTKTNVRVIYLYENDLDEFPLNLPRSLRELHLQDNNIRSVTRDALSRIPLVEKLHLDDNSVSTVSIEDDAFLDTRQLRLLFLSRNHLSSIPNGLPHTLEELRLDDNRISTIPLHAFKGLTSLRRLVLDGNLLANQRIADDTFSRLQNLTELSLVRNSLAQPPLNLPSAHLQKLYLQDNAITHIPYNTLSKMKQLQRLDLSNNNLTALPRGLFDDLENLSQLLLRNNPWYCGCSLMWLRDWVKARATVVNVRGLMCQGPEKVRGMAIKDITHEMDECFEGGPQSNSASAHATPALPSITTPPQGSLFTLKSKRPGIRLPDSNLDYPMETGAATKSLVISVKPLTADSIRITWKSSVPASSFRLSWLRLGHSPAVGSITETLVQGDKTEYLLTALEPRSTYIICMVTMETGNTYFADESPVCAKAETGDIYGPTTTLNREQNADPLAGLPLAGIIGGAVTLVFLFLILASICWYVHRAGQLLTRERACSRGSRKKDDYIESGTKKDNSILEIRGPGLQMLPINPHRAKEEYVIHTIFPSNGTSLYKSTHTIGYGTHRGYRDAGIPDTDYSYT; this comes from the coding sequence ATGGTGGTCACGACAACTACTACAACCACGGCAGCAACTGCTTCTGCCATGGCTACCACAACAGCGACTGCTACCACAGTTGCCATGACCACCGCTACTTTGGACTTGCGTGATTGGCTGTTTCTGTGTTATGGACTTATTGCATTTTTGACAGAGGTGATAGATAGCACTAACTGCCCTTATGTATGCCGCTGTGACAATGGCTTCATCTACTGTAATGACCGAGGTCTGACCTCCATTCCAGCAGAGATTCCAGATGATGCAACCACCCTCTACCTCCAGAATAATCAGATAAACAACGCTGGGGTACCACCAGAACTGAAAACCAagacaaatgttcgagtgatctACTTGTATGAGAATGACTTAGATGAATTTCCACTAAATCTTCCTCGATCACTGAGGGAGCTCCACCTTCAAGATAACAACATTCGCAGTGTTACACGGGATGCCCTTTCTCGGATACCACTTGTTGAAAAACTTCACCTAGATGATAACTCTGTGTCAACTGTTAGCATCGAAGATGATGCCTTCTTAGATACTCGTCAACTTCGACTGCTTTTTCTTTCACGCAACCATCTCAGCAGCATTCCCAATGGCTTACCACACACTTTGGAAGAGCTTAGATTGGATGATAATCGCATTTCAACTATCCCACTTCATGCTTTTAAAGGACTCACTAGTTTGAGGAGGTTAGTACTTGATGGAAACCTACTGGCTAATCAACGCATTGCAGACGACACATTCAGTCGACTTCAAAATTTGACTGAGTTGTCTCTAGTTAGAAATTCATTAGCACAGCCACCTCTAAATTTGCCAAGTGCACACCTTCAGAAGCTTTACTTGCAGGACAATGCTATCACTCATATCCCCTACAACACTCTGTCTAAAATGAAACAACTACAGAGACTGGACCTCTCTAATAATAACCTTACTGCACTCCCCCGTGGCCTTTTTGATGACCTGGAAAATCTGAGCCAGCTGCTTCTCAGGAATAATCCCTGGTATTGTGGTTGCAGTCTTATGTGGCTACGGGACTGGGTGAAAGCTAGGGCTACTGTGGTAAATGTGCGTGGCCTGATGTGTCAGGGTCCTGAGAAAGTTAGGGGAATGGCAATCAAAGATATCACACATGAGATGGATGAGTGTTTCGAAGGAGGTCCCCAAAGCAATTCAGCCTCTGCACATGCAACTCCTGCACTTCCTTCAATCACTACCCCACCCCAAGGTTCCCTTTTTACACTTAAATCCAAAAGACCTGGTATTCGGCTGCCAGATTCAAACTTGGATTACCCTATGGAGACTGGGGCAGCCACTAAATCTTTGGTGATAAGTGTCAAGCCACTGACTGCTGATAGCATTCGCATTACCTGGAAGTCATCTGTTCCAGCCAGTTCCTTCCGGTTGAGTTGGCTGAGACTAGGACACAGCCCAGCTGTTGGTTCTATCACAGAAACATTAGTTCAAGGAGATAAGACAGAGTATTTGCTAACTGCGCTAGAGCCCAGATCCACCTACATAATTTGTATGGTAACTATGGAAACAGGCAACACCTACTTTGCAGATGAATCCCCTGTATGTGCTAAGGCAGAAACAGGGGATATTTATGGCCCTACAACTACACTTAATCGAGAGCAAAATGCAGATCCCTTGGCTGGATTACCTTTGGCAGGCATCATAGGAGGTGCCGTCACCCTTGTCTTCCTTTTTCTCATCTTGGCATCTATTTGCTGGTATGTCCATCGAGCTGGTCAACTGTTAACTCGAGAAAGAGCCTGCAGCCGTGGCAGCCGAAAGAAAGACGATTACATTGAGTCTGGCACCAAGAAAGATAATTCTATATTGGAGATCAGAGGGCCAGGGCTTCAAATGTTACCAATAAATCCACACAGGGCCAAGGAGGAGTATGTGATCCATACCATATTTCCATCTAATGGCACCAGTCTGTACAAAAGTACCCACACGATAGGTTATGGCACTCACAGGGGATATAGAGATGCTGGTATCCCTGACACAGACTATTCTTACACATga